One Dreissena polymorpha isolate Duluth1 chromosome 9, UMN_Dpol_1.0, whole genome shotgun sequence genomic window carries:
- the LOC127844470 gene encoding uncharacterized protein LOC127844470, protein MFNVLGRICESKDQTYKIKSSSHEARSVSDVTLVAVRDGPLRRTPEPRNLEQASPGNSRHGDQFGESRILSDTALVRDYLVARGRALSSQHSVSVHEEREALLRYIDVLDLAQTTFEKVCQELVDAKDSLAALEEIKARFLVEHETLIAENYRKTQELAEVMKINSGLNKEIDRLKGSRNSRHFKSLRKFTSTTDMAKARFVLIDELNVTSGLDKNSCRVTGCVLASPCTLALADCNNSAVKILDVNTNTIVEYHQLPAAPWDITALPNDELAVTLQLRKEIQIISKYRAMFLKVDGDCRGIDFLFKHNSLVVSYVDPEKVEILDLQGVVLKSFTFREGNVMFLRPHYVCSSSNEDYIFVSDTMKHTITKLSVTGDTFESYSDPELAEPEGLCSTSDGGLLVCSYNQNYIHLVSKNLERISALLSSAEGIEEPQAIYYDWKTNKLYVALYKNNIKVFTAQPSSK, encoded by the exons TGTTTAACGTCCTGGGCAGAATCTGCGAGTCCAAGGACCAGACTTACAAAATAAAAAG TTCAAGCCATGAGGCGCGGTCGGTGAGTGACGTGACACTGGTGGCTGTGCGCGATGGGCCACTTAGACGAACACCGGAACCACGTAATCTCGAACAGGCGTCCCCCGGAAACTCTCGACACGGAGATCAATTTGGGGAATCGAG GATCCTCAGCGACACGGCGCTCGTGCGAGATTACCTCGTGGCACGTGGCAGGGCTCTTTCCAGTCAGCACAGCGTCTCCGTGCACGAGGAAAGGGAGGCATTACTCAG GTACATCGACGTTCTGGACTTGGCTCAGACAACATTCGAGAAGGTCTGCCAAGAGTTAGTGGACGCCAAAGATTCGCTGGCTGCCCTTGAAGAGATAAAGGCGAG GTTCCTGGTCGAGCACGAGACTCTGATAGCTGAGAATTACAGAAAGACTCAAGAGTTAGCGGAAGTCATGAAAATAAACAGCGGCCTAAATAAGGAAATAGACAG ATTAAAGGGATCTCGAAACTCCCGACATTTCAAGTCCCTGCGGAAGTTTACCTCCACGACAGACATGGCAAAGGCCAGGTTCGTCTTAATAGACGAGCTGAACGTCACTTCCGGTCTGGACAAAAACAGCTGCCGAGTTACCGGATGTGTACTGGCATCCCCCTGCACGCTAGCCCTCGCCGACTGCAACAACAGCGCAGTGAAAATACTGGACGTGAACACGAACACAATAGTGGAATACCACCAGTTACCGGCGGCCCCTTGGGACATTACAGCCCTCCCCAACGACGAACTCGCCGTCACCCTTCAGTTAAGGAAAGAGatacagattatttccaaatacagGGCCATGTTCTTGAAAGTCGACGGCGATTGTCGGGGAATTGACTTCTTGTTTAAGCACAACAGCCTCGTGGTATCGTACGTGGACCCAGAAAAAGTAGAAATTCTGGACCTACAAGGCGTTGTGTTGAAATCGTTTACATTTCGTGAAGGCAATGTGATGTTTCTGCGTCCGCATTACGTGTGCAGCTCAAGTAACGAGGACTATATCTTCGTCTCCGACACCATGAAACACACGATTACAAAACTCTCCGTTACAGGCGACACATTCGAGTCCTACAGCGACCCGGAATTGGCGGAACCGGAAGGGCTATGCTCCACGAGTGACGGCGGGCTGCTGGTGTGCTCTTATAACCAGAATTACATCCACCTCGTTTCCAAGAATCTGGAGCGCATCAGCGCCCTCCTGTCGTCTGCGGAAGGAATCGAGGAGCCGCAGGCGATATACTACGACTGGAAAACCAACAAACTGTACGTGGCGCTGTACAAGAACAATATAAAGGTGTTCACTGCGCAGCCGTCAAGTAAGTAG